In Deltaproteobacteria bacterium, the sequence GCCGCTTCTGGGGGCTCTGTCCTTTCCACGACGAGAAGACCGCCTCGTTCCAGGTCCACGCCGACAAGCAGATCTTCTACTGCTTCGGCTGCGGCGCCGGGGGTGACGTGTTCGCATTCCGCATGCGCACGGAGGGCCTCGACTTCCCGGACGTGATTCGCGTGCTCGGGCGCGAGCTCGGGATCGCGGTTCCCGAAACCGGCGGTGGCGACGAAGGCCAGGTGGCGGCGGCATTCCGCGCGAACGAGGCCGCGGCCGCCTTCTTCCTCAACAGCCTGCGACGTCCGGAGGGAGAGGCCGCGCGGAAGTACCTCGCTGCGCGGGGCATCCCCGAGGATCTCGCCGAGCGATTCAGGATCGGCTGGGCGCCCGAAGGCTGGGACGGGCTCCTGCAGCACCTGCGCCGCTCGCGCATCTCGGTCGAAGAGGCCGAGCTCGCGGGTCTGATCGCCAGGCGCCCAAGCGGAGACGGCCACTACGATCGATTCCGCGCGCGGGTCGTCTTCCCGATCCTCGAGCCAACCGGTCAGGTCGCGGGCTTTGGCGGGCGGGGCCTCGGAGGCGAGCCGCCGAAGTACCTGAACACCCCCGAGACGCCCGTCTATAAGAAGAGCCGCGCGCTCTTCGGCGTGCCGCAGGCGCTCGAGGCGATCCGCGAGCGCGGGCGCGTGCTGGTCGTCGAGGGCTATTTCGACCTGCTCGCGCTGCACCGGGCGGGACTTCCCGAGGGCGTGGCTCCCTGCGGAACCGCCGTGACGCAGGCGCATGCCAGGCGAATTCGCCGCTACGCGACCGAAGTCGTGCTGCTCTTCGACGGGGACGTCGCAGGTCAGGCCGCTGCCGAGCGAGCGCTTCCCATCCTGCTCGCGGAGGGCCTTCGCGTGCGAGCGGCCTTCCTTCCGCTCGGCGAGGACCCCGACACGCTGGTCGCGAACTCGGGCGTCGCCGCGCTGCGCGCCTGC encodes:
- a CDS encoding DNA primase; the protein is MGRIPENVVSEIRDRADIVAIVGRHVTLKKAGSRFWGLCPFHDEKTASFQVHADKQIFYCFGCGAGGDVFAFRMRTEGLDFPDVIRVLGRELGIAVPETGGGDEGQVAAAFRANEAAAAFFLNSLRRPEGEAARKYLAARGIPEDLAERFRIGWAPEGWDGLLQHLRRSRISVEEAELAGLIARRPSGDGHYDRFRARVVFPILEPTGQVAGFGGRGLGGEPPKYLNTPETPVYKKSRALFGVPQALEAIRERGRVLVVEGYFDLLALHRAGLPEGVAPCGTAVTQAHARRIRRYATEVVLLFDGDVAGQAAAERALPILLAEGLRVRAAFLPLGEDPDTLVANSGVAALRACVESAVPLLDHLIERALKEGAGHAWAAADTARSVAPHLRALSNPVERAAYVRLLSSRLEIPPAALEEALRQGAEREAPRPVPGAAATARAPRQEEIPPIARMLIATLAAHPETLELFDALESDWLPNDAGVELLAKLQAACASSGRSGAASLLSPDSQELADEQKALLGRIIAEAPQLDSRSAARSVSDCLAKLEIAKLTASKRVLEERRGSCTDPAEQNEIDEELQRITSRRHDLQKKVRQV